From Petrotoga sp. 9PW.55.5.1, the proteins below share one genomic window:
- a CDS encoding DUF4911 domain-containing protein, which produces MLENKIYPEYDIYIDIAKEDIHLLIYLIEAEAHIMNVRKKQENGYFKIIVPKGYLKESIQLLNSLKKSDMKVEVVSIEPHNGII; this is translated from the coding sequence ATGTTAGAAAATAAAATTTATCCTGAATACGATATCTATATCGATATTGCCAAAGAGGATATTCATCTTTTGATTTACTTAATAGAAGCTGAAGCACACATAATGAACGTAAGAAAAAAACAAGAAAATGGGTACTTTAAAATAATAGTGCCAAAAGGCTATTTAAAAGAATCTATCCAGCTACTAAACTCCTTGAAAAAATCTGATATGAAAGTGGAGGTTGTAAGTATTGAACCACATAACGGGATTATTTAA
- a CDS encoding PolC-type DNA polymerase III, producing the protein MIKVNNKVFLALDFETTGLKPEYGDRIIEIAAIPMYDKKIYFKYAFHTLVNPMIFIPGEVSRFHKINNEDISKAPPLIEVYPKFKEYIDDSIIVSHNVKMDLRFLDIAAKESGMFSIDNYYIDTLEVSKYYLERGPYNLEYLSRKFHLGIDNFHRAWDDALATAKLFQKFIHIFSFESLTSFIRKWGD; encoded by the coding sequence ATGATTAAAGTTAATAATAAAGTTTTCTTAGCCTTAGATTTTGAAACAACTGGATTAAAACCAGAATATGGTGACAGAATAATCGAAATAGCTGCTATCCCTATGTACGATAAAAAAATTTACTTCAAATATGCATTTCATACATTAGTTAACCCTATGATTTTTATTCCTGGAGAAGTATCGAGATTTCATAAAATAAATAACGAGGATATTTCTAAAGCCCCACCTTTAATAGAAGTTTATCCAAAATTTAAAGAATACATAGATGATTCAATAATTGTTTCTCACAATGTAAAAATGGATTTAAGATTTCTGGATATAGCAGCTAAAGAAAGCGGAATGTTTTCCATTGACAATTATTATATTGATACTTTGGAAGTTTCCAAGTACTACCTAGAAAGAGGGCCTTATAATCTCGAATATCTTTCTAGAAAATTTCATTTGGGAATTGATAACTTCCATAGAGCATGGGATGATGCATTGGCTACCGCAAAACTTTTTCAAAAATTTATCCATATTTTTTCATTTGAATCTTTAACTAGTTTTATCAGAAAATGGGGTGATTAA
- a CDS encoding stage V sporulation protein S → MAEFEVLKVAANSNPVAVAGALAAIIRESGIAELQAIGAGAVNQSVKAIAIARGYVAPSGIDLVCVPAFSDVEIEGEERTAIKFLVKAKD, encoded by the coding sequence ATGGCAGAATTTGAAGTCCTCAAAGTAGCTGCTAACTCAAACCCGGTTGCTGTAGCAGGAGCTTTAGCTGCTATTATTAGAGAAAGTGGAATCGCTGAATTACAAGCAATAGGAGCCGGCGCAGTAAATCAATCAGTTAAAGCCATAGCAATAGCAAGGGGATACGTTGCCCCAAGTGGGATAGACTTAGTATGTGTACCAGCTTTTTCCGATGTCGAAATCGAAGGAGAAGAAAGAACAGCAATAAAATTTTTGGTTAAGGCAAAAGATTAA
- the zapA gene encoding cell division protein ZapA, with translation MKNYRSVEVKILGKDYKYKVDEPEEIINEVLQDIKTEVESYAKKIGGEEVDYILLLILLNEKLNNIKTKNEISNIIEKFGDTLNSILKSSDAEKKEGKNNNIKWG, from the coding sequence ATGAAAAATTATCGTTCTGTAGAAGTAAAAATTTTAGGGAAAGATTACAAATACAAGGTTGATGAACCTGAAGAGATTATAAATGAAGTTTTACAAGATATAAAAACGGAAGTTGAATCGTATGCAAAAAAAATAGGAGGAGAAGAAGTAGATTATATTTTACTCCTAATACTTTTAAATGAAAAATTAAATAACATTAAAACAAAGAATGAAATATCGAATATAATAGAGAAATTTGGCGATACATTGAATAGCATTCTTAAATCATCAGACGCAGAAAAAAAAGAGGGAAAAAACAACAACATAAAATGGGGGTAA
- the murI gene encoding glutamate racemase — translation MKIGLFDSGIGGLTVLKKVIRQYGNQEYFYLADNLNVPYGSKPISFLKENLVKILNFFSSLKVDIVISACNTTDSIIKITNFDVKSNYNFIYISIIENAVKKIEKTDSILLLATENTINLGAYKKFLLEKGLSDIEEKACPLFVPLIEEGYWNGQMADSVMRFYLQDSKTKYDKIILGCTHYPILEKQLKKYTNNNIVDPADGITDFLKENTQITKETGKIKVNYYITGNVKKFQDLSKKFMKDVKYDAFFEKINL, via the coding sequence ATGAAAATAGGCCTTTTTGATTCTGGAATAGGTGGACTAACTGTCTTGAAAAAAGTAATAAGGCAATACGGTAATCAAGAATACTTTTATTTAGCAGACAATTTGAATGTTCCTTATGGTTCAAAACCTATATCCTTTTTAAAAGAAAATTTAGTAAAAATTCTTAATTTTTTTAGTTCATTGAAAGTTGATATAGTTATATCAGCATGTAATACTACCGATTCCATAATAAAAATAACAAATTTTGACGTTAAATCTAATTATAATTTTATTTATATTAGTATAATAGAAAATGCTGTTAAAAAAATAGAAAAAACTGATTCGATTCTTTTATTAGCCACTGAGAACACTATCAATTTAGGAGCATACAAAAAGTTTCTCTTAGAAAAAGGTCTAAGTGACATAGAAGAAAAAGCTTGTCCTTTATTTGTTCCGCTTATTGAAGAAGGATATTGGAATGGTCAAATGGCTGATTCTGTGATGAGATTTTACTTACAAGATTCTAAAACAAAATACGACAAAATTATATTGGGATGTACTCATTATCCAATATTAGAAAAACAGTTAAAAAAATATACAAATAATAACATTGTTGATCCAGCAGATGGAATAACGGATTTTCTAAAAGAAAATACCCAAATAACGAAAGAAACCGGCAAAATAAAAGTGAATTATTATATAACAGGAAATGTAAAAAAGTTTCAAGACCTTTCTAAGAAATTTATGAAAGATGTTAAATATGATGCTTTTTTTGAGAAAATAAATTTATAG
- the rapZ gene encoding RNase adapter RapZ gives MKVKPIVFLISGLSGAGKTLLLKSLEDEGYYTVDNIPPHLIEHFLNILCTSDVKKLAIVSDIRWKAPQKLIEVFKKVEILAKCSMEIHKVFLKADKAELINRYKKTRRSHPLGLKLEDAIDEEIKLISEIEKYCDITLDTSSTEPTEFKKRFFELINQDIKKLNLNIISFGFKNGIPQISDYIFDVRYLPNPFYFPEMYELTGLDEKVEEYLEKFEDTNETVQKITELAKFVQDKYSESGRMEAYFGIGCTGGQHRSVYVAQKVYENLKNEGRLVSISHRDIEK, from the coding sequence TTGAAAGTAAAACCTATAGTTTTTTTAATAAGTGGATTATCTGGAGCGGGAAAAACTTTATTATTAAAATCTTTAGAGGACGAGGGATATTATACGGTTGATAATATCCCTCCTCATTTAATAGAACATTTTTTAAACATTTTATGTACTAGCGATGTAAAAAAGTTAGCAATAGTAAGTGATATAAGATGGAAAGCACCTCAAAAGTTGATTGAAGTTTTTAAAAAGGTTGAAATTTTAGCTAAATGTAGTATGGAAATTCATAAAGTATTTTTGAAAGCTGATAAGGCAGAATTGATTAATAGGTACAAAAAAACCAGAAGAAGTCACCCTTTAGGGTTGAAGTTAGAAGATGCTATAGATGAAGAAATAAAACTCATATCAGAAATAGAAAAGTATTGTGATATAACGTTAGATACTTCCTCTACAGAACCAACAGAATTTAAGAAAAGATTTTTTGAATTGATAAATCAAGATATTAAAAAACTTAACCTCAATATTATTAGTTTTGGATTTAAAAATGGTATTCCTCAAATATCAGATTATATATTTGATGTACGATATTTGCCTAATCCTTTTTATTTCCCTGAAATGTATGAACTGACAGGTTTAGATGAAAAGGTAGAAGAATATTTAGAAAAGTTTGAAGACACAAATGAAACTGTTCAAAAAATAACTGAGTTGGCAAAATTTGTTCAGGATAAATATTCTGAAAGTGGCCGTATGGAAGCATATTTTGGTATAGGATGTACTGGAGGACAGCATAGATCAGTTTATGTTGCTCAAAAAGTTTATGAAAATCTCAAAAATGAAGGAAGATTAGTAAGTATAAGCCATAGAGATATAGAAAAATAG
- the yvcK gene encoding gluconeogenesis factor YvcK family protein — protein sequence MKNIVTIGGGTGLSQILRGLKWYKDIDIVSVVTVTDDGGSSGIIREDFNILPPGDLRNNILALAEKETLMTKLLQYRFNEGFLKNHNLGNIILLGLIRINGNNLPLAIKTLSDALKIKGRVYPSSLDSIKLVAQFDDGEIVFGETAIVSKNKKIKKVWLDGNSEAFEESILAIQNADIIVFGPGSLYTSIIPNILVDGIRNAVNQSKAKKIYISNIMTQPGETTKYTLKDHVSELENYLGEKMDYIIANKSKFTPDIIERYYKMGSEPVLLDMEDDERVLQEDLVYLIDDEEPKVRHDPKKTSEMIMKCEC from the coding sequence ATGAAAAATATAGTAACAATTGGTGGTGGAACGGGATTAAGTCAAATATTAAGAGGATTAAAATGGTATAAAGATATAGACATTGTTTCTGTAGTTACAGTAACGGATGATGGAGGTAGTTCTGGAATAATAAGAGAAGATTTTAATATATTACCTCCAGGTGATTTAAGAAATAATATATTAGCTCTAGCAGAGAAAGAAACTCTTATGACAAAATTGCTTCAATATAGATTTAATGAAGGATTCTTGAAAAATCATAATCTTGGTAACATAATTCTGCTAGGATTAATTCGGATTAATGGTAACAATTTGCCATTAGCAATAAAAACATTATCAGACGCTTTAAAAATAAAGGGGAGAGTTTATCCTTCTTCTTTAGATTCTATAAAACTAGTCGCACAATTTGATGATGGAGAAATTGTATTTGGAGAAACTGCTATTGTTTCTAAGAATAAAAAAATAAAGAAAGTTTGGTTAGATGGGAATTCTGAAGCTTTTGAGGAAAGTATTCTTGCGATTCAAAATGCAGATATTATAGTATTTGGTCCTGGGAGTTTGTACACAAGTATAATCCCAAACATTTTAGTTGATGGAATTAGAAACGCCGTTAATCAAAGTAAGGCAAAAAAAATATACATCTCAAATATTATGACTCAACCAGGTGAGACAACTAAATACACTTTAAAAGATCATGTGTCTGAACTCGAAAATTATTTGGGAGAAAAAATGGATTATATTATAGCTAATAAATCAAAATTTACACCTGACATTATTGAAAGGTATTATAAAATGGGATCTGAGCCAGTATTATTAGATATGGAAGATGATGAAAGAGTATTACAAGAAGATCTAGTTTACCTCATTGACGATGAAGAACCAAAGGTTAGACACGATCCTAAAAAGACATCAGAGATGATTATGAAATGCGAGTGTTAA
- the whiA gene encoding DNA-binding protein WhiA, with product MRVLNSFSENLKLSLVNTEYNSPEAELYGFFVGRGEIAHTEKNSIKITITSLNSFKRVYKLCKSLFGNNLEVKIANERRLNLGGTGTIYIDYQIMKERLNPYGFELNKNKFPAILKKDPLIFGSFIKGLFLSCGSISVKESYHLEFNLSISNHFREEFIKTFNELLGVPARFVNRNKGSKVYIKSREDILNILEILNAKDKVKELSNLIEIRDLRSNVTRTINLISANSEKTARSSIKQINDIQTIKDKIGLESLPHDLRRIAEFRLENEDASINSMAESLYMKKSTLYNKLKKLSKIAGSLEGN from the coding sequence ATGCGAGTGTTAAATAGTTTTTCTGAAAATTTGAAACTGTCTTTAGTTAATACAGAATATAATTCTCCCGAGGCGGAATTGTACGGTTTTTTTGTTGGTAGAGGGGAAATAGCTCATACAGAAAAAAACTCTATAAAAATTACCATTACTTCTTTAAACAGTTTTAAACGAGTATATAAATTATGCAAAAGTTTGTTTGGTAATAATTTAGAGGTTAAAATTGCTAACGAAAGAAGATTGAACTTGGGTGGAACGGGCACGATATATATTGATTATCAAATTATGAAAGAACGTTTAAATCCTTATGGTTTTGAATTAAATAAGAATAAATTCCCCGCTATATTAAAAAAGGATCCATTGATTTTTGGATCCTTTATTAAAGGTTTATTTTTATCATGTGGGTCTATTTCAGTTAAAGAATCATATCATTTAGAATTTAATTTGTCAATTTCCAACCATTTTAGAGAGGAATTTATTAAAACTTTTAATGAATTGTTAGGTGTACCTGCTAGATTTGTTAATAGAAACAAAGGATCTAAAGTTTATATAAAATCCAGAGAAGATATACTAAACATTCTAGAGATATTAAATGCTAAAGACAAAGTAAAAGAATTAAGCAATTTAATTGAAATTAGAGATTTGCGAAGTAATGTTACTAGAACGATAAATTTAATTTCTGCAAACTCAGAAAAAACGGCAAGAAGTTCTATAAAGCAAATTAACGATATACAAACCATAAAAGATAAGATTGGACTTGAAAGCCTTCCACATGATTTGAGAAGAATAGCTGAATTTAGGTTGGAAAACGAAGATGCAAGTATAAATTCCATGGCAGAATCGCTTTATATGAAAAAATCAACCTTATATAATAAATTAAAAAAGTTATCGAAGATTGCAGGATCTCTAGAAGGTAATTAA